GGTCAGCGTGGACAGGTGATACGGCAGCCGGACCAGCAGCAACGCGTCGATGACGGCCGGCGCGGCGGCCAGGTAACCCAGCCGGCCCCCGGCGAACGCGAACGCCTTGGACATGGTGCGGACGACGACCAGTTTCCGCGGGAACGTCTCGATGAGCTCGATCGCCGACGGCCGGTCGGAGAACTCCGCGTAGGCCTCGTCGACCACCACCATGCCGGGGGTCGCCGCGGCCAGCCGGGCCACGTCCGGCGGCGGCAGCGACCCGCCGGTCGGGTTGTTCGGGCTGGTGATGAACAGCACGTCCGGCGCCCGCTGCGCGACCAGGTCGACGGCCGCGTCCACATCCACGGTGAAGTCGTCCCGCCGGGGGCAGGACAGCCAGGTGGTCCGGGTGCCGGAGGCGATGATCGGGTGCATCGAGTACGACGGCTCGAACCCCAACGCGGACCGGCCGGGGCCGGCGAAGGCCTGCAGCAATTGCAGCAAGATCTCGTTGGACCCGTTGGCCGCCCACACGTTCGCGCTGGTCAGCGGCACGCCGGTGGATCGGGACAGGTACTGCGCCAACGACTGCCGCAACGCCACCGCGTCCCGGTCCGGGTACCGGTTCAGCTCGACCGCGGCGGCCGCGACCGAGGCGGCCAGGTCGGCGACCAGCGCATCCGAGGGCGGGTAGGGGTTCTCGTTGGTGTTCACCCGGACCGGCACGTCCAGCTGCGGGGCGCCGTAGGGGGACTTGCCGACGAGGTCCGCGCGCAGCGGCAGGTCGGCCAGGGTCACCTCGATCATGAGCCGTCCCGCGCCGTCAGCCGCACGGCGACCGCCTCGCCGTGCGCGGGCAGGTCCTCCGCGGCCGACAGGGCGGCGACGTGTGGACCCACCTCGCGCAGCGCATCGGCGGAGTAGTCGATCACCTGCTGCTGCCGCAGGAACGTGGTGGCGGCCAGGCCGGCGGAGAACCGGGCCGACCCGCCGGTGGGCAGCACGTGGTTGGACCCGGCGCAGTAGTCGCCCAGCGATACCGGTGAGTACGCGCCGACGAACACCGCGCCGGCATTGCGCACCCGGGCGGCCACGGCGGCGGCGTCCCGGGTCTGGATCTCCAGGTGCTCGGCGGCGTATGCGTCGGCCACGGCCAGCGCGTCGTCGATGCCGGCGACCAGCACCACGCCGGACTGCGGGCCGGTCAGCGCCTCGGTGATCCGCTCGCTGTGCTTGGTCGCGGCCACCCGGGCCGGCAGCACGGCGTCGACCGCGTCGGCCAGCTCGGTCGAGGTGGTGATCAGCACCGAGGCGGCCAGCGGGTCGTGCTCGGCCTGCGAGATCAGGTCGGCGGCGACGTACTCGGGGTCGGCGGAGTCGTCAGCGACCACGGCGATCTCGGTGGGGCCGGCCTCCGAGTCGATGCCGACGACACCGCGCAGCAGCCGCTTGGCCGCGGTGACGTAGACGTTGCCCGGTCCGGTGATCACGTCGACCGGTTCGACGCCATCGGCACCCAGAGCCAGCAGCGCGATGCCCTGGGCCCCGCCGGCGGCGTAGACCTCATCGATGTCCAGCAGGGCGCAGGCGGCCAGCACGTTGCGGTCCGGCCAGCCGTCGTT
This genomic window from Nakamurella multipartita DSM 44233 contains:
- a CDS encoding histidinol-phosphate transaminase, whose product is MIEVTLADLPLRADLVGKSPYGAPQLDVPVRVNTNENPYPPSDALVADLAASVAAAAVELNRYPDRDAVALRQSLAQYLSRSTGVPLTSANVWAANGSNEILLQLLQAFAGPGRSALGFEPSYSMHPIIASGTRTTWLSCPRRDDFTVDVDAAVDLVAQRAPDVLFITSPNNPTGGSLPPPDVARLAAATPGMVVVDEAYAEFSDRPSAIELIETFPRKLVVVRTMSKAFAFAGGRLGYLAAAPAVIDALLLVRLPYHLSTLTQAAALAALRHADDTLASVAHLVAERNRVAAALTELGLRVIESDANFLLFGEFADAKATWQQYLDAGVLVRDMGISGYLRTTIGTDAENDVLIAVSATLRKENQ
- the hisD gene encoding histidinol dehydrogenase, with product MLQRIDLRAGLPRVLGDVLPRAAVDIGSATATVAPIIEDVRHRGAAAVLDAAQRFDGVRPAAVRVPVEVIEAASGALTGSLRAALVESIARARVGHAAQLPAETVTTLASGALVRQRWVPVRRVGLYVPGGRALYPSSVVMNVVPAQVAGVDAIAVTSPPQKDNDGWPDRNVLAACALLDIDEVYAAGGAQGIALLALGADGVEPVDVITGPGNVYVTAAKRLLRGVVGIDSEAGPTEIAVVADDSADPEYVAADLISQAEHDPLAASVLITTSTELADAVDAVLPARVAATKHSERITEALTGPQSGVVLVAGIDDALAVADAYAAEHLEIQTRDAAAVAARVRNAGAVFVGAYSPVSLGDYCAGSNHVLPTGGSARFSAGLAATTFLRQQQVIDYSADALREVGPHVAALSAAEDLPAHGEAVAVRLTARDGS